A region of Myxococcus stipitatus DSM 14675 DNA encodes the following proteins:
- a CDS encoding phosphodiester glycosidase family protein, which produces MGNTVDTKKTVYVPPPAPKKTPDATAPKKALAKPPVDSFETAPPSKSTPEQAAWKAYDKHIKNGPPKASDYRNGPLFQEARKEYNDTTQRLGDAASKASVERLRKEVAATPGRGNTFQHLDNRGVQVKVLDDKSYSDLPNAAKEGHLTPGGPIYIPRSQATKENLLRYADSSASTQPLSLPQNAKDGPKIAAAIAQRLDANPRQPVEFTDSSGIKIVALKNPQPSVVSVAEDKELTSTAQDIGKQPGHDTIINTNFYEGHYLDPRYIGKVRPVNGQVVEDGKVKAGSSQPEKFYAAWTPRGIEFGEGNPPSDSKVGFGGAVPLIINKERYDSDNKNGLKEDLDFKSQEEREASTGKTIVAHDRDTGVTYVVVQEDGQPGKKLSAVRDALAKLGIDDAVAFDGSNSSTLVRDTKVEAKPDDIIKDDQIPYGLNLRVS; this is translated from the coding sequence ATGGGAAACACAGTTGACACGAAGAAGACGGTCTACGTTCCGCCACCTGCGCCCAAGAAGACTCCAGACGCGACTGCCCCCAAGAAGGCGCTGGCAAAGCCGCCGGTGGACAGCTTCGAGACGGCGCCACCATCCAAGTCAACTCCCGAACAGGCCGCATGGAAGGCATACGACAAGCACATCAAGAATGGCCCTCCGAAGGCCTCGGACTACCGCAACGGGCCATTGTTCCAGGAGGCGCGGAAAGAGTACAACGACACCACGCAACGCCTCGGCGACGCCGCGAGCAAGGCATCCGTTGAGAGACTGCGGAAAGAGGTAGCCGCAACTCCGGGTAGAGGCAATACATTCCAACACCTGGACAACCGTGGCGTCCAAGTGAAGGTGCTCGACGACAAGTCCTACTCCGATCTTCCCAATGCCGCAAAGGAAGGGCATCTCACTCCTGGAGGCCCCATCTACATTCCGCGGTCTCAGGCAACGAAAGAGAACCTGCTCCGGTATGCGGATAGCTCTGCGAGCACCCAGCCACTCTCCTTGCCCCAGAACGCCAAGGACGGCCCGAAGATTGCCGCAGCGATTGCCCAGCGGCTCGACGCGAATCCTCGCCAGCCCGTGGAGTTCACGGACAGCAGTGGCATCAAGATCGTGGCACTGAAGAACCCCCAACCCTCCGTTGTCAGCGTCGCTGAGGACAAAGAGCTAACGAGCACGGCCCAAGACATCGGAAAGCAGCCTGGGCACGACACAATCATCAACACAAACTTCTACGAGGGCCACTACCTGGACCCCAGATATATTGGCAAAGTGAGACCAGTTAATGGACAAGTCGTGGAGGATGGAAAGGTGAAGGCAGGTAGTTCCCAACCAGAGAAGTTCTATGCTGCATGGACACCGAGAGGAATCGAGTTCGGCGAGGGAAACCCGCCTTCTGACTCAAAGGTGGGCTTCGGAGGGGCCGTTCCTCTCATCATCAACAAAGAACGCTATGATTCCGACAACAAGAACGGGCTCAAAGAAGACTTGGACTTCAAGTCGCAAGAAGAAAGAGAAGCGTCGACCGGCAAGACGATTGTTGCGCATGACCGAGACACAGGAGTAACCTACGTCGTGGTTCAGGAAGACGGGCAACCCGGAAAGAAGCTCTCAGCTGTTCGAGATGCCCTCGCGAAGCTCGGCATCGACGATGCGGTGGCCTTCGATGGCTCCAACTCGTCAACCCTCGTTCGTGACACCAAAGTTGAAGCCAAGCCCGATGACATCATCAAGGACGACCAGATCCCGTACGGACTGAATCTGCGTGTGTCCTGA
- a CDS encoding DUF6891 domain-containing protein, with protein MNQEMPESLRQWVEVEVQGGCRSEGEVLGRLRARFAAHPDVGDALESWMEQARRWLDEQDAREHGWGGEATRNDALDLAFGALQREGIVALQDVEDGWGEVAAGAVRHPEVVRGAVFYSREALTRTLVNGEALRLSFTSTALVPKCKVKPELEKALAGKVRDTLASHGLETRWDGDLDSPIEIPAFPWRKRRRNELIPDWTVGGVCRGLQLLDNVEEGAAIEGAKQFVVECAKRHYGDAFTFEASHVPETGAFDLFAVIAVVESLAEPPDSSARLLSEIEPLFPGAGFVDGDEMLMQIFYRQEDRAKARVHDVQYAGVLRMTTVDHLMPAVSASALREGILRHLPAAPRE; from the coding sequence ATGAATCAGGAGATGCCGGAGTCGCTGCGACAGTGGGTGGAGGTCGAGGTCCAGGGCGGCTGCCGTTCCGAGGGGGAGGTGCTTGGGCGATTGCGTGCACGGTTCGCGGCGCATCCGGATGTGGGGGACGCGCTCGAGTCGTGGATGGAGCAGGCTCGGCGGTGGCTGGACGAGCAGGATGCTCGGGAGCACGGGTGGGGTGGCGAGGCGACGCGGAATGATGCGCTGGACCTGGCGTTCGGGGCGCTCCAGCGCGAGGGCATCGTGGCCCTGCAGGACGTGGAGGATGGCTGGGGAGAGGTTGCCGCGGGAGCGGTGCGTCACCCGGAGGTGGTTCGTGGCGCGGTCTTCTATTCGCGCGAGGCGCTGACGCGGACGTTGGTGAACGGGGAGGCGTTGCGGCTCTCGTTCACGTCCACGGCGCTTGTGCCCAAGTGCAAGGTGAAGCCGGAGCTGGAGAAGGCGCTCGCGGGGAAGGTCCGCGACACGCTGGCGAGTCACGGTCTCGAGACGCGTTGGGATGGCGACCTGGATTCGCCCATCGAGATTCCGGCGTTCCCGTGGCGCAAGCGGCGTCGCAACGAGCTGATTCCTGACTGGACGGTGGGGGGCGTGTGCCGCGGGTTGCAGCTCCTGGACAACGTCGAGGAGGGGGCGGCCATCGAAGGGGCGAAGCAGTTCGTCGTCGAGTGTGCGAAGCGTCACTATGGTGATGCGTTCACGTTCGAGGCGAGTCATGTGCCCGAGACGGGGGCGTTCGATTTGTTTGCGGTGATTGCGGTCGTGGAGAGCCTGGCGGAGCCGCCGGACTCCTCAGCGCGGCTCCTGTCCGAGATTGAGCCGCTCTTCCCTGGTGCGGGGTTCGTGGATGGCGATGAGATGTTGATGCAGATCTTCTACCGTCAGGAGGACCGCGCGAAGGCCCGTGTCCATGACGTGCAGTACGCGGGGGTTCTCCGGATGACGACGGTGGACCACCTGATGCCCGCCGTCAGCGCGAGCGCGCTGCGTGAGGGGATACTGCGTCACCTTCCGGCTGCGCCTCGAGAGTAG
- a CDS encoding AzlD domain-containing protein: MTLLPILVLALGTYGFRVAGPLLSERLRLSARVQDLLSLATIAMLAALVATSTLVAQGAFAGGARAVGVLVGAVLAWRQAPFIVVVMVAAATAAGLRLMGVP; encoded by the coding sequence ATGACGCTGCTGCCGATTCTGGTGCTGGCGCTGGGGACGTATGGCTTTCGGGTGGCGGGGCCGCTCTTGAGCGAGCGGCTGCGGCTCTCCGCGAGGGTGCAGGACTTGCTGTCGCTGGCGACCATCGCGATGTTGGCGGCGCTCGTCGCCACGTCGACGCTGGTGGCGCAGGGGGCGTTCGCGGGAGGGGCTCGGGCGGTGGGGGTGCTGGTGGGGGCGGTGCTCGCCTGGAGGCAGGCGCCGTTCATCGTGGTGGTCATGGTGGCCGCCGCCACGGCCGCGGGGCTGCGCTTGATGGGGGTTCCCTGA
- a CDS encoding AzlC family ABC transporter permease: MGKVDRALLRDVGAVALAAGVVGVSFGALAVAAGMPVWMAGLMSVVVFAGGSQFVAVGMVAAGGSPVAAVLAGLLLNARHLPFGLVVADVLGRKWPMKLLGAHLMVDESVAFALAQRDPERRRAAYWLCGGLLFVGWNVGVVAGGWIGKTVGNPESLGLDAAFPACMLALLLPSLLPPKKEEAAEVGAKATKARKVAMVGAVIALVATPVLPAGLPVLLSILAVGVALR; the protein is encoded by the coding sequence ATGGGAAAAGTGGATCGCGCCCTTCTCCGGGATGTGGGGGCGGTGGCGCTTGCCGCGGGTGTGGTGGGTGTGTCGTTTGGCGCGCTCGCGGTGGCGGCGGGCATGCCCGTGTGGATGGCCGGGCTCATGTCGGTGGTGGTGTTCGCTGGAGGTTCGCAGTTCGTGGCGGTGGGGATGGTGGCCGCGGGAGGCAGTCCGGTGGCGGCGGTGCTGGCGGGGTTGTTGCTCAACGCGCGGCATCTGCCCTTCGGACTGGTGGTGGCGGATGTGTTGGGGCGCAAGTGGCCCATGAAGCTGTTGGGCGCGCACCTGATGGTGGATGAGTCCGTGGCGTTCGCGCTGGCGCAGCGAGACCCGGAGCGTCGGCGCGCGGCCTATTGGCTGTGTGGCGGACTGCTGTTCGTGGGGTGGAACGTGGGCGTGGTGGCGGGTGGGTGGATTGGGAAGACGGTGGGGAACCCGGAGTCGCTGGGGCTGGATGCGGCGTTTCCGGCGTGCATGCTCGCGCTGCTGTTGCCGTCGTTGCTGCCTCCGAAGAAGGAGGAGGCGGCCGAGGTCGGCGCCAAGGCGACGAAGGCGCGCAAGGTGGCGATGGTGGGGGCGGTCATCGCGCTGGTGGCGACGCCGGTGTTGCCCGCGGGGCTGCCGGTGTTGTTGTCGATTCTCGCGGTGGGAGTGGCTCTGCGATGA
- a CDS encoding helix-turn-helix domain-containing protein, with translation MPVKRTPKPLRPLDAIASALRRERERADVSLSELARRANVSKSTLSQLESGTGNPSIETLWALAVALGIPFSRLVDPPIRQVKVIRAGEGAAIRSEQAHFTGIMLSACPPGARRDLYVINLEPGSSRQAQAHIPGSVEHLYVSKGRLRTGPTDTTVELGPGDYATFPGDVPHFYEALAPHTVAVMLMEHV, from the coding sequence ATGCCGGTAAAACGAACGCCCAAACCGCTCCGCCCGTTGGACGCCATCGCCAGTGCACTGCGCCGGGAGCGGGAGCGCGCGGACGTCTCGCTGTCGGAGCTCGCCCGGCGCGCCAACGTCTCCAAGTCCACCCTCTCCCAACTGGAGTCCGGCACCGGAAATCCCAGCATCGAGACCCTGTGGGCCCTCGCCGTGGCCCTGGGCATTCCGTTCAGCCGGCTGGTGGACCCACCCATCCGACAGGTGAAGGTCATCCGCGCGGGTGAGGGCGCCGCCATCCGCTCCGAGCAGGCCCACTTCACGGGCATCATGTTGTCGGCCTGTCCTCCCGGTGCGCGCAGGGACCTCTATGTCATCAACCTGGAGCCCGGCTCCTCGCGCCAGGCCCAGGCCCACATCCCGGGCAGCGTCGAGCACCTCTACGTCAGCAAGGGGCGCCTGCGCACAGGCCCCACGGACACCACCGTGGAGCTCGGCCCCGGGGATTACGCGACCTTTCCCGGCGATGTTCCCCACTTCTACGAGGCGCTCGCCCCGCACACCGTCGCGGTCATGCTCATGGAGCACGTGTAG